A stretch of Schistocerca cancellata isolate TAMUIC-IGC-003103 chromosome 3, iqSchCanc2.1, whole genome shotgun sequence DNA encodes these proteins:
- the LOC126175056 gene encoding 60S ribosomal protein L15-like yields the protein MGAYKHIQELYRKKQSDIMKFLLRIRCWQYKQLTRMGRAPGPLRPDKARRLGYRAKQGFVIYRIRVRRGGRKHRVPKDATYGKPKSLGVNELKPTRNFQSISEERVGRRCGALRMLNCCWVAQDSTYKYYEVILVDPAHKAIRRDAKINGICRAVMKHRELQGLTSAGSKSHGL from the coding sequence ATGGGGGCCTATAAGCATATTCAGGAATTGTATAGAAAGAagcaaagtgatattatgaaatttTTGCTTCGTATACGATGCTGGCAATACAAACAGCTGACGAGAATGGGTAGGGCTCCTGGACCCCTACGACCAGATAAAGCTCGAAGATTAGGGTACAGAGCCAAACAAGGATTTGTCATCTACCGTATACGTGTTCGACGAGGTGGACGTAAGCATCGTGTACCAAAGGATGCGACTTATGGAAAGCCTAAAAGCCTTGGAGTTAATGAGCTGAAGCCCACACGTAACTTTCAGTCCATTTCTGAGGAACGAGTTGGAAGGCGTTGTGGTGCTCTCAGAATGCTTAACTGTTGCTGGGTTGCACAGGATTCCACATACAAATATTACGAAGTAATATTGGTGGATCCAGCTCACAAGGCAATTCGCCGAGATGCAAAGATAAACGGGATATGCAGAGCAGTGATGAAGCATCGGGAGCTTCAGGGACTTACCTCTGCTGGCAGCAAGTCTCATGGCCTCTAA